Proteins encoded in a region of the Pseudomonas putida genome:
- a CDS encoding Lrp/AsnC family transcriptional regulator, with the protein MSDCANRPLDGFDHAILRLLQQDNKTSQRAIAEEIGLSTPAVQRRIAQMEASGVVTANTAVIAPECVGQMITAIVESRLRDDRSQVMDRAKRYFANVAEIQQCYFVNGGVSFIIVMLARDVAHFEKLVRLHFADNEDILTYRTLIVLDKVKVGLSVPL; encoded by the coding sequence ATGAGTGACTGCGCCAACCGTCCGCTGGACGGCTTCGATCACGCGATTCTGCGGCTGCTGCAGCAAGACAACAAAACCTCGCAGCGCGCCATTGCCGAGGAAATCGGCCTGTCCACACCGGCTGTACAGCGGCGTATTGCACAGATGGAGGCGAGCGGAGTGGTCACTGCCAACACCGCAGTCATTGCCCCGGAGTGTGTTGGCCAGATGATCACGGCCATCGTCGAATCACGCTTGCGGGACGATCGCTCGCAGGTGATGGACCGCGCCAAGCGTTATTTCGCCAATGTGGCAGAGATACAGCAGTGTTACTTCGTCAACGGCGGGGTGTCGTTCATCATCGTCATGCTTGCCCGTGACGTGGCGCATTTCGAAAAGCTGGTGAGGCTGCATTTTGCCGATAACGAAGACATCCTGACTTACCGCACGTTGATCGTTCTGGACAAGGTCAAGGTCGGGTTGTCTGTGCCGCTTTGA